In the genome of Desulfovibrio desulfuricans, one region contains:
- a CDS encoding GAK system CofD-like protein, giving the protein MSEKFSPFCFPPLGPRLVFFTGGTALRDLSRELIHYTHNSVHLVTPFDSGGSSAALRRAFAMPAVGDIRNRLLALADSAVVPAAVTDFCASRLPDKSPEHSDPELLRLQLRQMGSLSHPVWGGMPPLFADALRLHLNFFLQRMPEDFDPFRACLGNLILAGGYLHHKRVFGPVMAFLSRLLQTRGVVLPIVSESLHLAAELEDGSVVVGQHRFKELSGAVRRLFLTVHEPDRGTDDAKKMQTPCRPPLAPASVAYLRSAGAICYPMGSFYTSVLANLLPQNVGRTVAAVSCPKIFIPNTGTDVELHGLTVAGQAAMILRHLREDAPAAASEALLHAVLVDPRHGRYEGGLDAGERTALADMGVRLVERDLVHENDPQRHVPELTAKALLELVPGSSVSL; this is encoded by the coding sequence GTGAGTGAAAAGTTTTCGCCGTTCTGTTTTCCGCCGCTTGGCCCCAGGCTGGTTTTTTTTACAGGGGGCACAGCCCTGCGCGACCTCAGCCGCGAGCTGATCCATTATACCCACAATTCCGTCCATCTGGTCACGCCGTTTGATTCCGGCGGCAGTTCCGCCGCGCTGCGGCGGGCCTTTGCCATGCCTGCCGTGGGCGATATCCGCAATCGCCTGCTGGCCCTGGCTGACAGCGCGGTGGTGCCTGCTGCGGTTACGGATTTTTGCGCGAGCCGGCTGCCGGACAAATCCCCCGAGCATAGTGACCCCGAGTTGTTGCGGCTGCAGCTGCGGCAAATGGGCAGCCTGTCGCATCCAGTCTGGGGAGGGATGCCGCCCCTGTTTGCCGATGCCCTGAGGCTGCACCTCAATTTTTTTCTGCAGCGCATGCCCGAAGATTTTGACCCTTTCAGGGCCTGTCTGGGCAACCTGATTCTGGCTGGCGGCTATCTGCACCACAAACGTGTGTTTGGCCCTGTCATGGCTTTTTTGAGCCGCTTGTTGCAAACGCGCGGCGTGGTTCTGCCCATTGTGAGCGAGAGCCTGCATCTGGCGGCAGAGCTTGAAGACGGCTCGGTGGTCGTGGGGCAGCACCGCTTTAAAGAGCTGAGCGGCGCTGTGCGGCGGCTTTTTTTGACCGTGCACGAGCCGGACCGGGGAACGGACGACGCAAAAAAAATGCAGACGCCGTGCCGCCCGCCTCTTGCCCCGGCATCCGTGGCCTACCTGCGTTCCGCAGGGGCCATCTGCTATCCCATGGGCAGCTTTTACACCAGCGTTCTGGCCAACCTGCTGCCGCAAAATGTGGGACGTACCGTTGCAGCGGTCTCCTGCCCCAAAATATTTATCCCCAATACGGGCACAGATGTCGAACTGCACGGCCTCACAGTGGCGGGGCAGGCGGCCATGATTCTGCGCCATCTGCGCGAGGACGCGCCCGCAGCCGCAAGCGAGGCGCTGCTGCATGCCGTGCTGGTCGACCCCCGCCACGGCCGCTATGAGGGCGGGCTTGACGCTGGAGAACGAACGGCCCTCGCCGACATGGGCGTGCGGCTGGTGGAGAGAGACCTGGTGCACGAAAATGATCCGCAGCGGCATGTGCCGGAACTGACGGCCAAGGCTCTGCTGGAACTGGTGCCCGGCAGCTCGGTGTCCCTGTGA
- a CDS encoding 3'-5' exonuclease, with the protein MDMDVLRRRLSCEEINAMPLCHYEGAVQVIRTLEDWKNALPDLRSADLIGFDTETRPSFRKGRRNSPALIQLATASAVYLVQLAFLPFGPHLVEILANPDQVKAGVGIRDDMRDLARLYDFEPAGLVDLGGVARAHKMPSQGLRTLTANFFGWRISKGSQCSNWSLMELTPRQIAYAATDAWIGRLIFLRMCEMGLIPSCRNLCEPLPEDYLAAAGSPV; encoded by the coding sequence ATGGATATGGACGTATTGCGCCGTCGGCTGAGTTGCGAAGAAATCAACGCCATGCCCCTTTGCCATTACGAAGGGGCAGTGCAGGTCATTCGCACTCTCGAGGACTGGAAGAACGCGCTGCCAGATTTGCGTTCGGCTGACCTGATCGGGTTTGATACGGAAACGCGGCCCTCGTTCCGCAAGGGACGCCGCAATTCTCCGGCGCTTATCCAGCTGGCTACCGCCAGTGCCGTATATCTGGTGCAGCTGGCATTTTTGCCATTTGGGCCGCATCTTGTTGAAATTCTGGCAAATCCTGATCAGGTCAAAGCTGGCGTGGGCATACGCGACGACATGCGTGATCTTGCCCGCCTGTACGACTTTGAACCCGCGGGCCTGGTCGATCTTGGCGGCGTGGCCCGTGCGCACAAGATGCCCAGCCAAGGCCTGCGCACGCTGACGGCAAACTTTTTTGGCTGGCGTATCTCCAAGGGGTCGCAGTGCTCCAACTGGAGCCTCATGGAGCTGACGCCCCGTCAGATCGCCTATGCCGCAACCGACGCCTGGATTGGCAGGCTGATCTTTTTGCGGATGTGTGAAATGGGGCTGATCCCCTCCTGTCGCAATCTTTGCGAGCCTCTGCCGGAGGACTATCTGGCGGCCGCAGGGAGCCCGGTGTGA
- the mnmE gene encoding tRNA uridine-5-carboxymethylaminomethyl(34) synthesis GTPase MnmE — METAVQTERGDTIAAIATPPGSGGIGIVRLSGPRAKEVLARMFLPLSAQVENFIPWHLHRGRVIDWNGEALDDALAVFMPGPRTFTGEDVAEIHSHGGAYLVQAVLESALRYGARQAERGEFSRRAFVNGRIDLSQAEAVAELIAAPSREALRYGLNRLEGLLGQRTVELRDELEMLRAQMCLAVDFPEEEVEGMEPEALCQVLDGVMHSVRRLLAGSRRAQIAQQGALVVLAGAVNAGKSSLLNALLGRERALVTDIPGTTRDFLEETCVLDGLPVRLTDTAGLRQAAEMVEQLGVTRSREKLLQADLVVLVLDGAKLGEEGAAAESCPDPAAREVLDSAGDTPLLVVWNKCDICMPKVFPPRWIGPRTCCAVSALSDTYVEELAGTLRAVLLGGSAESAPEEGLAPNARQSLALENALKELEGLRADVVAGQPYDCCAVRLDMAVAYLGEVTGLSSPAEVLNSIFAQFCIGK, encoded by the coding sequence ATGGAAACAGCAGTGCAGACAGAACGCGGCGACACCATTGCCGCCATTGCCACCCCGCCCGGCTCGGGGGGCATCGGCATTGTGAGGCTCTCCGGCCCACGCGCCAAGGAAGTTCTGGCCCGCATGTTTCTACCCCTGTCCGCGCAGGTGGAAAATTTTATTCCCTGGCATCTGCACCGGGGCCGCGTCATCGACTGGAACGGCGAAGCCCTGGACGACGCTTTGGCCGTTTTTATGCCTGGGCCGCGAACCTTTACCGGCGAGGATGTGGCCGAGATACACAGCCACGGGGGCGCGTATCTGGTGCAGGCCGTGCTTGAGAGCGCGCTGCGCTATGGGGCGCGTCAGGCGGAACGGGGCGAGTTTTCGCGGCGGGCCTTTGTGAACGGGCGCATTGATCTCAGCCAGGCTGAGGCGGTGGCCGAGCTTATTGCCGCGCCCTCGCGCGAGGCCCTGCGTTACGGCCTCAACCGTCTTGAGGGGCTGCTTGGTCAGCGTACCGTTGAACTACGCGACGAGCTTGAAATGCTGCGGGCGCAGATGTGCCTTGCGGTGGATTTTCCCGAAGAAGAAGTGGAAGGCATGGAGCCAGAAGCTTTGTGTCAGGTGCTTGATGGCGTCATGCATTCGGTGCGCCGCCTGCTGGCGGGCAGCCGCCGTGCGCAGATCGCGCAGCAGGGGGCACTGGTCGTGCTGGCCGGGGCCGTCAATGCGGGCAAGTCCAGCCTGCTCAACGCCCTGCTGGGGCGGGAGCGCGCGCTGGTGACGGATATTCCCGGCACCACCAGAGATTTTTTGGAAGAAACCTGCGTGCTCGACGGTCTGCCCGTGCGCCTTACGGATACGGCAGGTTTGCGGCAGGCCGCAGAAATGGTCGAGCAACTGGGCGTAACCCGCAGCCGCGAAAAACTTTTGCAGGCCGACCTTGTTGTGCTGGTGCTCGACGGCGCCAAACTTGGCGAAGAGGGCGCGGCGGCAGAGTCCTGCCCCGACCCTGCAGCCCGCGAGGTGCTTGATTCTGCGGGCGATACGCCGCTGCTCGTGGTGTGGAACAAATGCGACATTTGCATGCCAAAAGTGTTTCCCCCACGGTGGATTGGGCCGCGAACCTGTTGCGCAGTAAGCGCACTTTCCGATACATATGTTGAAGAGCTTGCGGGTACGTTGCGTGCGGTTCTGCTTGGGGGCAGTGCCGAGAGCGCGCCGGAAGAAGGCCTTGCGCCCAACGCGCGGCAATCTCTGGCGCTCGAAAATGCATTGAAAGAACTTGAAGGGCTGCGCGCGGATGTTGTCGCTGGGCAGCCTTACGATTGTTGCGCGGTCAGACTGGACATGGCCGTCGCGTATCTGGGGGAAGTTACCGGGCTCTCCAGCCCGGCTGAAGTGCTGAACAGCATATTTGCCCAATTCTGCATCGGTAAGTAA
- a CDS encoding protein jag, translating to MEGFKEFQGKDLDGAIEEACGYFNTAREKLEIEIVEDAKSGIFGIVGARKAKVRARRVQLRETVDSILGRKGGEGSLPPTPPEAAAVTGEQTAAAVEPRKTGNAKPAPTPVAEAEASNDAGADAAPKASEAQNDMGRDETRETPRLQESRVPRGQQDDRRNRGRNRNKPQPLDAYESEDALDAACNGNVIEKPAEKPFDRRERNGKPDRNSNRPSNRNGKNDRGRDRAAKNADGDETVETVNAAEANGREPRGRRNDVRQDGRGNGKGEVRAPHRDGGRPERAPRVEAPAEGLEDDFDAAGEGLPVTPLEQLDAPKLEALVDETVRKLIRPITGDEVGIAVKIGGGRVYVGIECDEDSGLLIGREGQTLAALQYMISRIVSRGMNAAVRVQLDAGEYRRRQDEKLREMALALADKVRQSGRSYSTRPLSSYHRRIVHVCLQEAADVQTRSTGDGPMKRVVIMRKKGDRP from the coding sequence ATGGAAGGATTTAAAGAATTCCAGGGCAAGGATCTTGACGGCGCCATTGAGGAAGCCTGCGGCTATTTTAATACCGCGCGGGAAAAGCTTGAAATCGAAATTGTGGAGGACGCAAAGTCTGGCATTTTCGGCATAGTGGGAGCGCGCAAGGCCAAGGTGCGCGCCCGCCGCGTGCAGTTGCGCGAAACGGTGGACAGCATCCTGGGCAGAAAAGGCGGCGAGGGCTCTTTGCCCCCAACGCCGCCCGAGGCCGCTGCCGTTACCGGCGAGCAGACGGCTGCAGCGGTCGAACCGCGCAAGACCGGCAACGCAAAACCAGCGCCGACGCCCGTAGCAGAGGCTGAGGCCAGCAATGATGCCGGTGCCGATGCCGCACCCAAGGCGTCTGAAGCCCAGAACGACATGGGGCGGGACGAAACCCGCGAGACACCGCGTCTGCAAGAGTCCCGCGTGCCGCGCGGACAGCAGGACGACCGGCGCAACCGTGGGCGCAACCGCAACAAACCACAGCCGCTCGACGCTTATGAAAGTGAAGACGCGCTGGATGCGGCCTGTAACGGCAACGTGATAGAAAAACCGGCAGAAAAGCCCTTTGACCGTCGCGAACGCAATGGCAAGCCCGACAGAAACAGCAACCGGCCGTCAAACCGTAATGGCAAAAATGATCGCGGGCGCGACCGTGCCGCCAAAAATGCCGACGGCGACGAAACCGTCGAAACAGTCAATGCTGCGGAAGCCAACGGGCGTGAGCCACGGGGCCGCCGCAACGATGTCCGTCAGGATGGCCGGGGCAACGGCAAGGGCGAAGTCCGGGCGCCGCACCGCGACGGCGGGCGGCCAGAGCGCGCCCCTCGCGTCGAGGCCCCTGCGGAGGGACTTGAAGACGACTTTGACGCCGCTGGCGAGGGCCTGCCCGTAACGCCGCTTGAGCAACTCGATGCACCCAAGCTTGAGGCCCTGGTGGACGAAACCGTCCGCAAGCTCATTCGCCCCATTACCGGCGACGAGGTGGGCATTGCCGTTAAAATCGGCGGCGGCAGGGTGTACGTGGGTATTGAGTGCGACGAGGATTCAGGGCTGCTGATCGGGCGCGAGGGACAGACCCTGGCCGCTCTGCAGTATATGATTTCGCGCATTGTTTCGCGCGGCATGAACGCCGCCGTGCGCGTGCAGCTGGACGCTGGCGAATACCGCCGCCGTCAGGACGAAAAACTGCGCGAAATGGCCCTGGCCCTGGCGGATAAGGTTCGCCAAAGCGGCCGTTCATATTCCACGCGTCCGCTTTCGTCGTATCACCGTCGCATTGTGCATGTCTGCCTGCAGGAAGCGGCTGACGTGCAGACCCGCAGCACCGGCGACGGCCCCATGAAGCGTGTGGTGATCATGCGTAAAAAGGGAGACCGCCCCTAG
- the yidC gene encoding membrane protein insertase YidC, producing MQDGKNLIIAILLCLVVIVGWSYLSEHMGWVRKPDPAVVAQQQQAQQAVQQQQAQQQAATAVQQALPVFTPASGRDLTVNSPLYEAVFHTGGGALRSFKLKQYQTGLDADSPLVNLVDPQTATVAPLGLVINSQPSWSTGQWSVENAENGLNIAAGQQAVLRFNGEVDNLRVVREMTFSADSYLIREKIRVVNTTDQARSVRVSYTVAADASNAAGGRYDAMRLAWDNDGSLSEESSSKTLETTGAQVSGKIYWAGTMSTYFLAAVLPGDTSNVTVKGRMQQNVFRAAVEEPEVMLGPGQERELTVSYWLGPKERERLAAVSDQLAKSIDLGMFHVIAKGLLWLLEFFQQYVNNWGVAIILLTVLIKALFWPLTAKSYASMEKMKKLQPHMTVLREKYKDDKELMNKEVMALYKTYGVNPASGCVPILIQMPVFFGLYQALLTSIELRHAPFISYLPGTDIIWLADLSAKDPFYITPIVMGLTMFIQQKMSPPATDPTQQKVMMFLPLIFTAMFLSFPSGLVVYWLVNNILSIAQQRMMAKKFSTAAAK from the coding sequence ATGCAAGACGGAAAAAATCTGATCATCGCCATCCTTTTGTGCCTCGTCGTTATTGTGGGCTGGAGTTACCTGTCCGAACATATGGGCTGGGTCCGCAAGCCCGACCCGGCCGTTGTTGCGCAACAACAGCAGGCCCAGCAGGCCGTCCAGCAACAGCAGGCGCAGCAACAGGCCGCTACTGCGGTGCAACAGGCCCTGCCTGTGTTTACGCCTGCCTCTGGCCGCGATCTGACGGTCAATTCTCCGCTTTATGAAGCGGTTTTTCACACGGGTGGCGGTGCGCTGCGCTCCTTTAAGCTCAAGCAGTACCAGACCGGCCTTGATGCCGATTCTCCTCTGGTCAATCTTGTGGATCCCCAGACCGCCACAGTGGCCCCGCTGGGCCTGGTGATCAACAGCCAGCCCTCGTGGAGCACCGGTCAGTGGTCTGTGGAAAATGCCGAAAACGGTCTGAACATTGCTGCAGGCCAGCAGGCTGTGCTGCGCTTTAACGGCGAAGTGGACAACCTGCGCGTCGTGCGCGAAATGACCTTTAGCGCCGACAGCTATCTTATCCGCGAAAAAATCCGCGTGGTGAACACCACCGATCAGGCCCGCAGCGTACGCGTGAGCTACACTGTGGCTGCCGACGCCAGCAACGCCGCCGGCGGCCGCTACGACGCCATGCGCCTCGCCTGGGATAACGACGGCAGCCTCAGCGAAGAATCTTCGTCCAAAACTCTTGAGACAACGGGGGCGCAGGTTTCCGGCAAGATTTACTGGGCGGGCACCATGAGCACCTATTTTCTGGCGGCGGTGCTTCCCGGTGATACAAGCAACGTGACCGTCAAGGGCCGCATGCAACAGAACGTGTTTCGCGCCGCAGTGGAAGAGCCGGAAGTGATGCTCGGCCCCGGGCAGGAGCGCGAGCTGACCGTTTCGTACTGGCTCGGACCCAAGGAGCGCGAAAGGCTTGCCGCTGTTTCCGACCAGTTGGCCAAGAGCATCGATCTCGGCATGTTTCATGTGATTGCCAAGGGCCTGCTATGGCTGCTTGAATTTTTCCAGCAATACGTGAACAACTGGGGCGTCGCCATCATCCTGCTGACGGTTCTCATCAAGGCGCTGTTCTGGCCGCTTACGGCCAAGAGCTACGCCTCCATGGAAAAGATGAAAAAACTGCAGCCGCACATGACGGTTCTTCGCGAGAAGTACAAGGATGACAAGGAGCTCATGAACAAGGAAGTCATGGCGCTCTACAAGACCTACGGGGTCAACCCGGCCAGCGGCTGCGTACCCATCCTTATTCAGATGCCCGTGTTTTTTGGTCTGTACCAGGCGCTGCTCACGTCCATCGAGCTGCGTCACGCCCCCTTTATTTCCTATTTGCCAGGCACGGACATCATCTGGCTGGCAGACCTTTCGGCCAAGGATCCCTTCTACATCACGCCCATCGTTATGGGCCTGACCATGTTTATTCAGCAAAAGATGAGCCCCCCGGCCACAGACCCCACCCAGCAGAAGGTCATGATGTTCTTGCCGTTGATCTTCACGGCCATGTTCCTGAGCTTCCCCTCTGGTTTGGTGGTGTACTGGCTGGTCAACAACATCCTGTCCATTGCGCAGCAGAGGATGATGGCCAAGAAGTTCTCTACAGCCGCAGCGAAATAG
- the yidD gene encoding membrane protein insertion efficiency factor YidD, which produces MSHLLRNLCILPIRVYQLCISPVLPPACRFYPTCSAYAAEAIMTHGIFRGGWLALKRLARCHPWGGSGYDPVPPPRRPRDVPPLSQE; this is translated from the coding sequence ATGAGTCATTTGCTGCGTAACCTGTGCATATTACCTATACGCGTATACCAGCTTTGCATCTCGCCAGTGCTTCCCCCCGCCTGTCGGTTTTATCCCACCTGTTCCGCCTATGCCGCAGAGGCCATCATGACCCACGGCATTTTCCGGGGGGGCTGGCTTGCGCTCAAGCGTCTTGCCAGATGCCACCCGTGGGGCGGCTCAGGCTACGACCCTGTTCCACCACCAAGGCGTCCTCGTGACGTCCCGCCACTGTCCCAGGAGTGA
- the rnpA gene encoding ribonuclease P protein component, translating to MGIPMHQNGLPQHLRIRRRAEFVACYERGRRLHTEHFLVFVLSGNCPGLATRTGMAVSRKVGNAVVRNRVKRLLREFYRLHRDDLPNKADIVTVAKKHAGEAALDLASVAAELLPLMRRMVRREPGRPALDGLP from the coding sequence ATGGGTATTCCCATGCATCAGAATGGTCTGCCGCAGCATTTGCGGATACGTCGCAGGGCGGAATTCGTAGCGTGCTATGAGCGGGGCAGGCGTCTGCACACCGAGCATTTTCTTGTATTTGTGCTGTCGGGCAATTGTCCCGGTCTAGCTACGCGCACTGGCATGGCTGTTTCCCGCAAGGTTGGCAATGCTGTTGTGCGAAATCGCGTCAAAAGGCTTTTGCGGGAGTTTTATCGTTTGCATCGCGACGATTTGCCCAATAAAGCCGACATCGTTACCGTTGCCAAAAAACATGCCGGAGAGGCTGCGCTGGATTTGGCCAGCGTGGCCGCCGAGCTTTTGCCGCTGATGCGGCGCATGGTTCGGCGCGAGCCGGGCCGCCCGGCATTGGATGGGCTGCCATGA
- the rpmH gene encoding 50S ribosomal protein L34 produces the protein MKRTYQPSKIRRARTHGFRTRMATPSGRAIIRRRRAKGRKVLSA, from the coding sequence ATGAAAAGAACATACCAGCCGAGCAAAATCAGAAGGGCCCGCACCCATGGGTTCCGCACCCGCATGGCCACCCCCAGCGGGCGCGCGATTATTCGTCGCCGCCGCGCCAAGGGCCGTAAGGTTCTGAGCGCCTAG
- the thrB gene encoding homoserine kinase produces MSTKPNLTAAPSAPAPCITLIGMAGAGKSTVGSALAQELGWALVDSDHLIEAAYGARLQDITDTLGKSAFLDTEAKVISAIKANRTVIATGGSVVYRDVAMKHLAALGPIVFIDVPFRLIEERVARNPERGIAMNPGEKLEDIFNERQSLYTRYATLRCRAEGKNPTQCAHWIHTHLPPDVLQGDGA; encoded by the coding sequence ATGTCCACCAAGCCAAATCTCACCGCCGCGCCGTCCGCGCCAGCCCCCTGCATCACCCTTATTGGCATGGCCGGAGCGGGCAAATCCACGGTAGGTTCAGCCCTGGCCCAAGAGCTGGGCTGGGCTCTGGTTGACAGCGACCACCTTATTGAAGCCGCCTATGGCGCACGCCTGCAGGATATTACCGACACCCTGGGCAAGTCGGCCTTTCTGGATACCGAGGCAAAGGTGATCAGCGCCATCAAGGCCAACCGTACGGTTATCGCCACCGGCGGCAGCGTTGTTTACCGCGATGTCGCCATGAAGCACCTGGCCGCCCTGGGGCCAATTGTCTTTATTGACGTGCCCTTTCGCCTTATTGAAGAGCGCGTCGCCCGTAACCCCGAGCGCGGCATTGCCATGAACCCAGGTGAAAAACTTGAAGATATTTTTAATGAGCGCCAGTCCCTGTATACGCGCTACGCAACACTGCGCTGCCGGGCCGAGGGCAAAAACCCGACCCAGTGCGCACACTGGATACACACCCACCTGCCCCCGGATGTGCTGCAAGGCGACGGCGCGTAG
- a CDS encoding translation initiation factor 2, giving the protein MRKILALILTMGLASGGCAWFGGSSSEEAKPAQPQEQVAAPEPAPAPEVPAKDVKGKGKTKAKTKAEKQAEAKPVASKKVVKTEAQIAAELTMVGNRLAAQAARTVMPSKSAKEVRQDGKDYVASYVDVDASNVTTELHPGATGQYVGYVRYQEKIMECRGKTKQEAITTASCQQVKARNLNELIRYDGSTWQY; this is encoded by the coding sequence ATGCGTAAGATTTTGGCACTTATTCTCACTATGGGTTTGGCCTCCGGCGGTTGCGCCTGGTTCGGCGGCTCTTCTTCTGAAGAAGCAAAGCCCGCCCAGCCGCAGGAACAGGTTGCTGCCCCCGAACCGGCTCCGGCTCCTGAAGTTCCTGCCAAGGACGTCAAGGGCAAGGGCAAGACCAAGGCCAAGACCAAGGCCGAAAAGCAGGCTGAAGCCAAACCTGTCGCTTCCAAAAAGGTCGTGAAGACTGAAGCCCAGATCGCGGCCGAGCTCACCATGGTGGGCAACAGGCTTGCCGCCCAGGCTGCTCGCACGGTGATGCCTTCCAAGTCCGCCAAGGAAGTGCGCCAGGACGGCAAAGACTACGTTGCAAGCTACGTCGACGTCGACGCATCCAATGTGACCACCGAACTGCACCCCGGCGCCACTGGTCAGTACGTGGGGTATGTCCGTTATCAGGAAAAGATAATGGAGTGCCGCGGCAAAACCAAGCAGGAAGCCATCACCACCGCTTCGTGCCAGCAGGTCAAAGCGCGTAACCTTAACGAACTTATTCGTTACGACGGTTCGACCTGGCAGTACTAG
- a CDS encoding OmpA family protein, with product MKSFRLLALAAALVLSYAVAAAAAPACNKKIESFDFVVDYSGSMMMKNDRLKQDKIIVAKNVLTRVNAAIPALSYNGGLHTLSPNGAIVAQGPWDRAAMAAGLKKLSSDFQIFGRMTSMGNGLQAYEPFISSMKRDAALILVTDGDNNRGTDLVQVVSQMYASQRNLVVHVISLADTPNGEATVKKIAALNSNAVVVRAEELATSDAAVERFVLSVFCKDEDVIVLRGVHFAFNSFALDGKAMGILNEAATLIKNNPNKRVVLSGWTDFVGSDAYNMKLSQERASSVKNYLVKQGIPASRMTAIGRGKSFKYDNKTDEGRAMNRRTEVSFE from the coding sequence ATGAAATCGTTTCGTCTTCTTGCTCTTGCGGCCGCTCTTGTTCTGAGCTACGCCGTGGCCGCTGCGGCCGCTCCGGCGTGCAACAAGAAAATTGAAAGCTTCGACTTCGTCGTGGACTACTCTGGTTCCATGATGATGAAGAACGACAGGCTCAAGCAGGACAAGATCATTGTGGCCAAAAACGTGCTCACGCGCGTTAACGCCGCTATTCCCGCTCTGAGCTACAACGGTGGTTTGCACACCCTTTCGCCCAACGGCGCCATTGTGGCCCAGGGCCCCTGGGACCGCGCCGCCATGGCCGCTGGTCTCAAGAAGCTGAGCAGCGACTTCCAGATTTTTGGCCGCATGACCAGCATGGGCAACGGCCTGCAGGCGTATGAACCCTTCATCTCCAGCATGAAGCGCGACGCCGCCTTGATCCTCGTTACCGACGGCGACAACAACCGCGGTACCGACCTCGTGCAGGTTGTGAGCCAGATGTACGCCAGCCAGCGTAACCTGGTTGTGCATGTGATCTCTCTGGCCGACACCCCCAACGGTGAAGCCACCGTCAAAAAGATCGCCGCTCTGAATTCCAACGCCGTTGTGGTGCGCGCTGAAGAGCTCGCCACCAGCGACGCCGCTGTTGAACGCTTTGTGCTTTCCGTGTTCTGCAAGGACGAAGACGTCATCGTGCTGCGCGGCGTGCATTTTGCCTTCAATTCGTTCGCCCTCGACGGCAAGGCCATGGGCATCCTGAACGAAGCCGCCACCCTGATCAAGAACAACCCCAACAAGCGCGTTGTTCTCTCTGGCTGGACCGACTTTGTGGGCTCCGACGCCTACAACATGAAGCTTTCGCAGGAACGCGCCAGCTCCGTGAAGAACTACCTGGTGAAGCAGGGCATCCCCGCCAGCCGCATGACCGCCATTGGTCGTGGCAAGTCCTTCAAGTATGACAACAAGACCGACGAAGGGCGCGCCATGAACCGCCGCACCGAAGTGTCCTTCGAGTAA